The Colwellia sp. M166 genome segment TTACTGCCTTGGGCACAATCACAGTCATCAGACAACAAAGACAAAGCCTCGTTAACGACCTTAGATTCTCTACACGGTTATTTTAACGACAAAGCCCTTTCTGAGGCTATCATTGCCTTACAACAAAGTTACTATGGTAAACAACCAAGCCCATGGGTAGGCCAAAGCTTACTTAACGCAGTACAAACTTTGCATAAAAAACATCATCATAAATCATCAAGCACTAAGGTGACCATTAACCCATAAGTAATTAAATCGTCACTCAATGGGGAAAGAGAAATCAAACTATGCAGACAAAATGATGTTCCGTTTCAGTGAACATCATTGGTCTGCAATCCCCTTAGACAAAAGCCATTAAAATCTCCTCTGTCGACAACCCAAATCAAAAAAATATAAATCAGAATATAATTTCTGTTAACTATCAATTAGTAATTCACGCTATAGTTAACATATCTAAAAATTTGCATCAGTGTGAAATAGAATGACAAAGCCTCAGGTCTCTTACAACATGGCGACAAAACAAGTTAGATACGAAGCACTCGTTAAAGCATTACATGCCGATTTATATCGGTATGGTTACTGGCTATGCCATGACAAGCATATTGCTGAAGACTTAGTGCAAGAAACATTTTTACGTGCATGGCGCGCGCTTGACTCATTGAAAGATGAAAAGGCAGCAAAGTCATGGTTAATTACGATTCTTCGCAGAGAAAATGCCCGCCGATTTGAGCGTAAGCGTTTTGAAATGAGCGAATATGAAGAGGCGACAATTACCGATGTAAAAGCAACGAGTAATGAACAAGAAATTGAAAACTATTGGTTACGCGAAAAAATCGCTCAAATGCCGGAAGAGTACCGAGAGCCGCTAGTTTTACAGGTTATTGGAGGTTTCAGTGGTGAAGAAATCGCTAACATTTTGTCATTAAATAAAAATACCGTTATGACACGATTATTTCGTGCTCGCAATCAATTAAAAGAGGCCGTAGACGACGAGCCAAAATTAAGAGGTCTACACAATGGATGATTTGCAATTTAGACGTAGCATATTAGCAGATCCAAAAAGTCGTGATGATGCAACAAATGAAGCCATCAAAAACGACGCAGCGAAACAAAAGTTTGCACACGATGTTTCTGCATTAGATGATAAAATTGCGCAAGCAATGAACATTCCCGTACCTGATGGTTTATACGATAATTTAATCTTACGCCAAACAATGGCCAGCCATCAGCAGCAAAAAAGAACAACACGTGTACGTTTAGCGATGGCAGCTTCTGTGGCATTTGTTATGGGCTTAACCGTTAACTTTATGATGTTTTCTAGCACCTATAAAAATTTAGGTGACTATGCCATTGCTCATGTTAATCATGAAGCCGCTCATTTTTCAAACGATGCTCAGCCAACAGTAACATTGGCGTCATTAAACGAAAAAATGGCCAAATTTAAGGGCAGTTTTAGTAGTACCTTAGGTAAGCTAATGTTTGCTGATTATTGCCGTTTTGATGGCAGTATGAGCCTGCATTTAGTGTTTCAAGGCCAATCAAGTCCGGTCAATATTTTCATTTTGCCTGATGATAAAGATATTAAATTCATTGCTGATTTTGCCAACGACAAGTTACAAGGTCAGTCTTCGAACTTTAATCATTCTAATATCGTTGTTGTTGGTGATAAGAATGAACCGATACAGCAGTGGCAAGAACGCGTTAAGCAAAATATTACTTGGTCAATTTAGACTAATTAGCATCAAATCCTGTGCATTATTTATTCTCCCTGTGACTATCACACAGGGAGAATTCAAAGAAGGCTAAAGGAAAAAAAACCCTTCTTTTACTTTCTTTCCTCCCTGTGAAAATAAAAAATATTGCACAAGGAGAAGCCAAAGAGAAAATCAAAAGCACTAAAAAAGTCGTTAATGATTTCATTAACGACTTTGTTTATTTTTCAAAAATGCTGTACAGCTTATGATGACAGCAACCGAAGTTATATTTTCGATTGGTTTTTATATTTACTCATGCTTGTTCGCTAATGTTTAGCAGCAACCTGATCAAACACAGCCTCTAGTTCTGGTTGCTCTTTCGGTGTTAATCGGCTCACTACCACAATAGCAATACTTGCCATAATAAAACCAGGTACTATCTCATACATCACCGAGCTCAAAGACTCGCCATTAATTGTTATTGGCGCATATATCCACACTAATACAGTAAAGGCTCCGGTTAACATACCGGCTAATGCACCGTGTCTGTTCATCTTCTTCCAGTACAAACTCATAATAACCAATGGACCAAACGCCGCACCAAAACCGGCCCAAGCATTGCTGACTAAGGTTAAAATTGAGCTGTTTCGATCATAAGCAAGAAACACAGCCACAAGCGCAACTAAAGCGACAGATAAGCGACCAACGAATACTAATTGTTTTTCACTGGCATTTTTGTTCAAAAACGCTTGGTAAAAGTCACCAGTTAATGAACTCGAGGTCACCAATAATTGCGAGGAAATCGTACTCATAATTGCCGCTAATATCGCTGCCAATAAGAAGCCAGCAATAAGTGGATGAAAAAGCACTTGTCCCAATAAAATAAATATCGTCTCTGAATCATCGATTTTCATCCCGGTTTTCGCTACATAAGCCACGCCAGCAAAACCGGTAGCCATAGCGCCAAACAAAGATACTATCATCCAGCTCATGCCTATTCTTCTTGCTTTTGGCAAGTCATCAACAGAACGAATAGCCATAAAACGAACAATAATATGCGGCTGGCCAAAGTAACCCAAACCCCACGCCAAAGCAGAAATGATCGCAATAATACTCACACCACTAAATAAGTTCAAAAACTCAGGGTTTATCTGCTCAATCGTATCTAGCATAGTTGCAGTGCCGCCAACGTTGGTAACAGCAACAATAGGGACTAAAACAAGGGCGAGAAACATAATACAGCCTTGAACAAAGTCAGTTAAGCTCACCGCTAAAAAGCCACCAAACAACGTATAAAGCACCACCACACCAGCAGTAATATACAAACCAACTTCATAGCTTAAACCAAACGAGCTTTCAAAGAGTTTACCGCCAGCAACAATGCCTGACGACGTGTATAAGGTAAAAAATAGAATAATGACAACAGAGGAAGTAATTCGCAATGCACGGGATTTATCAGCAAAACGATTTTCAAAAAAATCAGGCAGAGTAATAGAATCATTTGCCAGTTCAGTATAGGTTCTTAACCTTGGCGCGACAATAAGGTAGTTTAAATATGCCCCCAAGATCAAACCAAAAGAGATCCAAGCACTACTTAACCCCACAGCAAACATTAGTCCTGGCACCCCCATAAGCATCCAACCGCTCATATCCGAGGCGCCAGCAGAAAGCGCTGTTACCCCTGGGCCCAAACTACGTCCTCCTAACATAAAGCCAGAAACATCACTGGTTGACTTTCTATAGGCGTATATACCTATTCCTAACATAACAATAAAATAAAGTGCCAATGAAATCATTGTTCCTACTGCCATTTAACCTCCAAAAAAATTAGACTAATCAGACTGATTTATTGTGCAACCTAACATGTTAATGACGAGCATAGAACAAGTAAAATTTGTTAAACATCGTTATTTCATACTAAATTTAATTTTCGTCATCACCCGTTTACCACTGGGTGAATAAAAGAAGAGCTCTGAACTTTATCGCTAGTGTTACTGCGTTTGATATAAAAAAGCATTATTTGCTATTTTATCAACCAAA includes the following:
- a CDS encoding sigma-70 family RNA polymerase sigma factor, with product MTKPQVSYNMATKQVRYEALVKALHADLYRYGYWLCHDKHIAEDLVQETFLRAWRALDSLKDEKAAKSWLITILRRENARRFERKRFEMSEYEEATITDVKATSNEQEIENYWLREKIAQMPEEYREPLVLQVIGGFSGEEIANILSLNKNTVMTRLFRARNQLKEAVDDEPKLRGLHNG
- the putP gene encoding sodium/proline symporter PutP → MAVGTMISLALYFIVMLGIGIYAYRKSTSDVSGFMLGGRSLGPGVTALSAGASDMSGWMLMGVPGLMFAVGLSSAWISFGLILGAYLNYLIVAPRLRTYTELANDSITLPDFFENRFADKSRALRITSSVVIILFFTLYTSSGIVAGGKLFESSFGLSYEVGLYITAGVVVLYTLFGGFLAVSLTDFVQGCIMFLALVLVPIVAVTNVGGTATMLDTIEQINPEFLNLFSGVSIIAIISALAWGLGYFGQPHIIVRFMAIRSVDDLPKARRIGMSWMIVSLFGAMATGFAGVAYVAKTGMKIDDSETIFILLGQVLFHPLIAGFLLAAILAAIMSTISSQLLVTSSSLTGDFYQAFLNKNASEKQLVFVGRLSVALVALVAVFLAYDRNSSILTLVSNAWAGFGAAFGPLVIMSLYWKKMNRHGALAGMLTGAFTVLVWIYAPITINGESLSSVMYEIVPGFIMASIAIVVVSRLTPKEQPELEAVFDQVAAKH
- a CDS encoding DUF3379 domain-containing protein, with the translated sequence MDDLQFRRSILADPKSRDDATNEAIKNDAAKQKFAHDVSALDDKIAQAMNIPVPDGLYDNLILRQTMASHQQQKRTTRVRLAMAASVAFVMGLTVNFMMFSSTYKNLGDYAIAHVNHEAAHFSNDAQPTVTLASLNEKMAKFKGSFSSTLGKLMFADYCRFDGSMSLHLVFQGQSSPVNIFILPDDKDIKFIADFANDKLQGQSSNFNHSNIVVVGDKNEPIQQWQERVKQNITWSI